One Pieris napi chromosome Z, ilPieNapi1.2, whole genome shotgun sequence DNA window includes the following coding sequences:
- the LOC125062251 gene encoding kynurenine formamidase-like isoform X3 yields the protein MCVLYFCVFALFYINVTAHINSLNAVLFNGDYEFIDLSYPFDANTIYWPQAQKFQFTKQIINEGVNWYSSKEFVASEHGGTHLDAPYHFYEQGNFVGNIPLKDLIVPLIIADVSSLVNDDPNFVLYKHHLDFMINDNFGKPCLIVFKFGWSKFVNDKQKYLGLGPNNTLNFPGLSSEVMDWITTSYKNVVGVGVDTSSVDPGASKDLPVHKLGSKAGLYNIENVNLSRPIPGNSSIGLYKHWTR from the exons ATGTGCGTGTTATATTTCTGTGTATTTGCACTATTTTATATCAACGTCACCGCACatattaattctttaaatGCAGTGTTATTTAATGGTGACTATGAATTTATAGATCTTAGCTATCCTTTCGATGCAAATACGATATATTGGCCTCAAGCACAAAAGTTTCAATTTACGAAGCAAATTATAAACGAAGGCGTTAA CTGGTACTCTTCTAAAGAATTTGTTGCTTCCGAACATGGAGGTACTCACTTGGATGCACCATATCATTTCTATGAACAAGGAAACTTTGTGGGAAACATTCCTCTTAAAGACTTAATTGTTCCGC ttATAATTGCTGACGTTAGTTCCCTGGTTAACGATGATCCAAATTTTGTACTTTATAAACATCATTTAGATTTTATGATTAATGACAATTTTGGTAAACCATGTTTAATTGTGTTCAAATTTGGATGGAGCAAGTTTGTAAATGACAAACAAAAGTATCTTGGACTGGGGCCTAACAATACATTAAATTTCCCTG GCCTGAGTAGTGAAGTTATGGATTGGATAACAacttcatacaaaaatgtagTTGGGGTTGGCGTTGATACTTCTTCTGTAGATCCTGGAGCATCAAAAGATCTTCCTGTACACAAATTAGGATCGAAAGCAGGGTTGTACAATAtagaaaatgttaatttatcaAGACCTATACCAGGTAACAGCAGCATTGGACTATATAAACATTGGACTCGGTGA
- the LOC125062251 gene encoding kynurenine formamidase-like isoform X1 produces the protein MCVLYFCVFALFYINVTAHINSLNAVLFNGDYEFIDLSYPFDANTIYWPQAQKFQFTKQIINEGVNWYSSKEFVASEHGGTHLDAPYHFYEQGNFVGNIPLKDLIVPLIIADVSSLVNDDPNFVLYKHHLDFMINDNFGKPCLIVFKFGWSKFVNDKQKYLGLGPNNTLNFPGLSSEVMDWITTSYKNVVGVGVDTSSVDPGASKDLPVHKLGSKAGLYNIENVNLSRPIPEYGCTALVMPMKIAQGSGAPVRFVAICPKQVQTEF, from the exons ATGTGCGTGTTATATTTCTGTGTATTTGCACTATTTTATATCAACGTCACCGCACatattaattctttaaatGCAGTGTTATTTAATGGTGACTATGAATTTATAGATCTTAGCTATCCTTTCGATGCAAATACGATATATTGGCCTCAAGCACAAAAGTTTCAATTTACGAAGCAAATTATAAACGAAGGCGTTAA CTGGTACTCTTCTAAAGAATTTGTTGCTTCCGAACATGGAGGTACTCACTTGGATGCACCATATCATTTCTATGAACAAGGAAACTTTGTGGGAAACATTCCTCTTAAAGACTTAATTGTTCCGC ttATAATTGCTGACGTTAGTTCCCTGGTTAACGATGATCCAAATTTTGTACTTTATAAACATCATTTAGATTTTATGATTAATGACAATTTTGGTAAACCATGTTTAATTGTGTTCAAATTTGGATGGAGCAAGTTTGTAAATGACAAACAAAAGTATCTTGGACTGGGGCCTAACAATACATTAAATTTCCCTG GCCTGAGTAGTGAAGTTATGGATTGGATAACAacttcatacaaaaatgtagTTGGGGTTGGCGTTGATACTTCTTCTGTAGATCCTGGAGCATCAAAAGATCTTCCTGTACACAAATTAGGATCGAAAGCAGGGTTGTACAATAtagaaaatgttaatttatcaAGACCTATACCAG AATATGGTTGCACCGCTCTCGTTATGCCAATGAAAATTGCCCAAGGTAGTGGAGCACCTGTTAGATTTGTAGCGATTTGTCCAAAACAAGTACAAACTGAATTTTAA
- the LOC125062242 gene encoding verprolin-like isoform X1, whose amino-acid sequence MNSNSNKHDGSQSARSSHATPATNGTRNVTNNKKPDTCRDYMWGKCTKGSSCRFRHELDFEKLKKTVKFCHDYQNRAPCTREVCTFIHATKDEETLFLTTGKLPKVLAERHANMSSGETIPQIAMYIQESLAGPPPPPPPPQPEPQPSSSVNGPQLTYNMGQMAPPMQPGMGMGSMHIRPINMGPIPPQMMSMPGPSMVAPPPPSIPMQHLPPPPPPPPPPTQSSTSSSLSTPPVYTAPPPPTMRVSLNQELPRPATPKLNMDRFDPSKPPPPFIPNTSLKRPSVSDNMKAGPSKIRKEEEALVEDVACDPCRQRQIRIDVYRKESEKMYARVDFQKLMYKKKYEEYQRKEEILKILLNPEIYKIIEDLLLNEESPQVQESDNHNAIGDLTPPRTVESLGTLMTRPNNVNNSIQNSLLFAEHLRDGNKKRDAQSEYNHNNTNRQETQVSYSQSLSVPTTSKTQSSNPGKNVPTTASPSYFYYNMPPPITRPFMTPSTSMAPTAGTSLMAYQHNGMQGPSQAMTKPSTSAPPAPSKPNNQSNQKSAPYPPPTSYYNSYQ is encoded by the exons ATGAACAGCAACAGCAACAAACACGATGGCTCTCAGTCAGCCAGATCTTCACATGCAACACCAGCTACTAATGGCACAAGAAATGTTACCAATAACAAAAAACCAGATACATGTAGAGATTACATGTGGGGAAAATGTACTAAAGGTAGTTCCTGTAGATTTAGACATGAATTGgattttgagaaattaaaaaaaactgtcaaGTTCTGTCATGACTATCAAAACAGAGCTCCGTGCACCAGGGAAGTTTGTACATTTATCCATGCAACTAAGGATGAAGagacattatttttaactacgGGTAAACTGCCTAAGGTTCTAGCAGAGAGACATGCTAATATGTCTTCGGGTGAAACAATACCACAGATTGCTATGTATATCCAAGAGTCTTTAGCTGGACCACCACCGCCACCACCACCCCCACAACCAGAACCACAGCCATCTTCTTCTGTTAATGGACCCCAACTAACATATAATATGGGACAAATGGCTCCACCAATGCAGCCGGGAATGGGTATGGGGTCTATGCACATCAGACCGATAAATATGGGGCCAATTCCACCACAAATGATGTCAATGCCGGGACCTTCTATGGTTGCTCCACCACCTCCATCAATTCCAATGCAACATTTACCTCCTCCTCCACCTCCACCTCCACCCCCAACTCAGAGCTCTACAAGCTCTTCACTGTCGACACCTCCAGTATATAcag caCCTCCGCCACCAACTATGAGGGTTTCGCTAAATCAAGAGCTACCACGACCTGCGACTCCAAA acTAAATATGGACAGGTTTGATCCAAGTAAGCCACCTCCACCCTTCATACCAAATACAAGTTTAAAGCGTCCTTCCGTTAGTGATAATATGAAAG CCGGTCCCAGCAAAATCAGAAAGGAAGAGGAAGCTTTAGTCGAAGACGTGGCGTGCGATCCGTGTCGTCAGCGACAAATAAG AATCGACGTTTATCGAAAGGAATCAGAAAAGATGTATGCTCGTGttgattttcaaaaattaatgtacaaaaagaaatatgaggAATATCAACGTAAGGAGGAGATATTAAAAATCCTATTAAaccctgaaatatataaaattattgaggATTTGTTGTTGAATGAG GAGAGCCCGCAAGTACAAGAATCGGACAATCACAATGCTATT GGCGACTTAACACCTCCAAGAACAGTAGAATCTCTAGGTACATTGATGACTAGgcctaataatgtaaataattcaattcaaaactCTTTATTATTTGCGGAACATTTACGTGACg gtaacaaaaaAAGGGATGCCCAATCTGAATATAACCATAATAACACAAACCGTCAAGAAACACAAGTATCATATAGCCAAAGTTTATCAGTTCCTACAACAAGCAAAACTCAAAGTTCGAATCCTGGTAAAAATGTTCCGACCACAGCTTCACCCTCATACTTCTATTATAATATGCCGCCGCCTATAACGAGACCGTTCATGACGCCATCGACTTCTATGGCTCCAACTGCAg gcaCTTCATTGATGGCATACCAACATAATGGAATGCAGGGACCTTCACAGGCTATGACAAAGCCGTCAACGTCTGCTCCGCCTGCACCATCCAAGCCAAAcaatcaatcaaatcaaaaatcGGCTCCATACCCTCCGCCGACGTCTTATTATAATTCTTATCAATAG
- the LOC125062251 gene encoding kynurenine formamidase-like isoform X2 — protein MCVLYFCVFALFYINVTAHINSLNAVLFNGDYEFIDLSYPFDANTIYWPQAQKFQFTKQIINEGVNWYSSKEFVASEHGGTHLDAPYHFYEQGNFVGNIPLKDLIVPLIIADVSSLVNDDPNFVLYKHHLDFMINDNFGKPCLIVFKFGWSKFVNDKQKYLGLGPNNTLNFPGLSSEVMDWITTSYKNVVGVGVDTSSVDPGASKDLPVHKLGSKAGLYNIENVNLSRPIPEYGCTALVMPMKIAQVLRRY, from the exons ATGTGCGTGTTATATTTCTGTGTATTTGCACTATTTTATATCAACGTCACCGCACatattaattctttaaatGCAGTGTTATTTAATGGTGACTATGAATTTATAGATCTTAGCTATCCTTTCGATGCAAATACGATATATTGGCCTCAAGCACAAAAGTTTCAATTTACGAAGCAAATTATAAACGAAGGCGTTAA CTGGTACTCTTCTAAAGAATTTGTTGCTTCCGAACATGGAGGTACTCACTTGGATGCACCATATCATTTCTATGAACAAGGAAACTTTGTGGGAAACATTCCTCTTAAAGACTTAATTGTTCCGC ttATAATTGCTGACGTTAGTTCCCTGGTTAACGATGATCCAAATTTTGTACTTTATAAACATCATTTAGATTTTATGATTAATGACAATTTTGGTAAACCATGTTTAATTGTGTTCAAATTTGGATGGAGCAAGTTTGTAAATGACAAACAAAAGTATCTTGGACTGGGGCCTAACAATACATTAAATTTCCCTG GCCTGAGTAGTGAAGTTATGGATTGGATAACAacttcatacaaaaatgtagTTGGGGTTGGCGTTGATACTTCTTCTGTAGATCCTGGAGCATCAAAAGATCTTCCTGTACACAAATTAGGATCGAAAGCAGGGTTGTACAATAtagaaaatgttaatttatcaAGACCTATACCAG AATATGGTTGCACCGCTCTCGTTATGCCAATGAAAATTGCCCAAG tgttacgtAGGTATTAG
- the LOC125062242 gene encoding NADPH oxidase activator-like isoform X2, translated as MNSNSNKHDGSQSARSSHATPATNGTRNVTNNKKPDTCRDYMWGKCTKGSSCRFRHELDFEKLKKTVKFCHDYQNRAPCTREVCTFIHATKDEETLFLTTGKLPKVLAERHANMSSGETIPQIAMYIQESLAGPPPPPPPPQPEPQPSSSVNGPQLTYNMGQMAPPMQPGMGMGSMHIRPINMGPIPPQMMSMPGPSMVAPPPPSIPMQHLPPPPPPPPPPTQSSTSSSLSTPPVYTAPPPPTMRVSLNQELPRPATPKLNMDRFDPSKPPPPFIPNTSLKRPSVSDNMKAGPSKIRKEEEALVEDVACDPCRQRQIRIDVYRKESEKMYARVDFQKLMYKKKYEEYQRKEEILKILLNPEIYKIIEDLLLNEESPQVQESDNHNAIGDLTPPRTVESLGTLMTRPNNVNNSIQNSLLFAEHLRDGNKKRDAQSEYNHNNTNRQETQVSYSQSLSVPTTSKTQSSNPGKNVPTTASPSYFYYNMPPPITRPFMTPSTSMAPTAAPHSEIFFLKVEVALSLMCMGTDGINYLHKHFIDGIPT; from the exons ATGAACAGCAACAGCAACAAACACGATGGCTCTCAGTCAGCCAGATCTTCACATGCAACACCAGCTACTAATGGCACAAGAAATGTTACCAATAACAAAAAACCAGATACATGTAGAGATTACATGTGGGGAAAATGTACTAAAGGTAGTTCCTGTAGATTTAGACATGAATTGgattttgagaaattaaaaaaaactgtcaaGTTCTGTCATGACTATCAAAACAGAGCTCCGTGCACCAGGGAAGTTTGTACATTTATCCATGCAACTAAGGATGAAGagacattatttttaactacgGGTAAACTGCCTAAGGTTCTAGCAGAGAGACATGCTAATATGTCTTCGGGTGAAACAATACCACAGATTGCTATGTATATCCAAGAGTCTTTAGCTGGACCACCACCGCCACCACCACCCCCACAACCAGAACCACAGCCATCTTCTTCTGTTAATGGACCCCAACTAACATATAATATGGGACAAATGGCTCCACCAATGCAGCCGGGAATGGGTATGGGGTCTATGCACATCAGACCGATAAATATGGGGCCAATTCCACCACAAATGATGTCAATGCCGGGACCTTCTATGGTTGCTCCACCACCTCCATCAATTCCAATGCAACATTTACCTCCTCCTCCACCTCCACCTCCACCCCCAACTCAGAGCTCTACAAGCTCTTCACTGTCGACACCTCCAGTATATAcag caCCTCCGCCACCAACTATGAGGGTTTCGCTAAATCAAGAGCTACCACGACCTGCGACTCCAAA acTAAATATGGACAGGTTTGATCCAAGTAAGCCACCTCCACCCTTCATACCAAATACAAGTTTAAAGCGTCCTTCCGTTAGTGATAATATGAAAG CCGGTCCCAGCAAAATCAGAAAGGAAGAGGAAGCTTTAGTCGAAGACGTGGCGTGCGATCCGTGTCGTCAGCGACAAATAAG AATCGACGTTTATCGAAAGGAATCAGAAAAGATGTATGCTCGTGttgattttcaaaaattaatgtacaaaaagaaatatgaggAATATCAACGTAAGGAGGAGATATTAAAAATCCTATTAAaccctgaaatatataaaattattgaggATTTGTTGTTGAATGAG GAGAGCCCGCAAGTACAAGAATCGGACAATCACAATGCTATT GGCGACTTAACACCTCCAAGAACAGTAGAATCTCTAGGTACATTGATGACTAGgcctaataatgtaaataattcaattcaaaactCTTTATTATTTGCGGAACATTTACGTGACg gtaacaaaaaAAGGGATGCCCAATCTGAATATAACCATAATAACACAAACCGTCAAGAAACACAAGTATCATATAGCCAAAGTTTATCAGTTCCTACAACAAGCAAAACTCAAAGTTCGAATCCTGGTAAAAATGTTCCGACCACAGCTTCACCCTCATACTTCTATTATAATATGCCGCCGCCTATAACGAGACCGTTCATGACGCCATCGACTTCTATGGCTCCAACTGCAg cacCGCATAGcgagattttttttctaaaggtGGAAGTGGCCTTAAGTCTCATGTGTATGGGAACCGATGGCATCAACTACTTACacaa gcaCTTCATTGATGGCATACCAACATAA